Sequence from the Catenuloplanes indicus genome:
TCAGGCCGAGGCCGACGCTGATCAGCGCGTCGCTGTACCGGCCGAGCGCCAGCAGCGTCGCGCCGATCACGAACAGCACCAGGTTGAAGAACGAGAACACGTTCGTCCGCAGGATCTCGCCGTAGCCGCGCGATCCCCCGCGTACCGCCGTGTTCGCCTCTCCCCGGCGCCGCCGGGCCTCCGCCTCGGCCTCGCTCAGCCCGAAGGCGTCCGCCCCGGGCCCGTCCGCCGTGATCGGCTCCGCCGCCGGCTCGGTCCGCTGCCTCATGCGCTCGTCAGCCCCTCCGATCGGCCACCCACCACATCCGATCATGCCGGGCATCCCACCGCCCGCCTCCCGGAATCGCCGGAACCGGCGCTCACGATCAGGGCGTGCGCTCCGGTGTCATGTCCTGGGTGCCGATGACGTTGAGCAGCTGGAGCGCGCGGTACTCCGGGGAGTCGCGGTCGGCGGTGAAGATGACCACCTGCTGGTCCTCGCCGGGGACCGAGAGGATCTCGAAGTCGAGTGTCAGCCGGCCGACCGCGGGATGGTCCAGGATCTCCTCGCTGTGGTGCTCGATCCGCATCTCCTGGCCGTGCCACAGCGCGGCGAACTCGGCGCTGCCGGCGGTCAGGTCGCGGATCAGCGTACGGATGCCGGGGTCCTTGGGGTAGCGCGACGCCGCGAGCCGCAGGTAGCTGACCGCGATGCCGGCGAACCGCCGGGCGCTGCCGATGCCGTACCGGGGCCGGCCGGGATCCGGTTGCAGGAAGTACTGCCGCACGATGTTGCGGTCGTCGGAGCTCAGCGCGGAAAAGTCCTCGAACAGCGCTGCCGCCAGCGGATTCCAGGCGAGCACCTGGCAGCCCGCGCCGATCACGAGCACGCCGGCGTCGCCGAGCCGGTCGAGGAGTTTGAGCGTGCCGGGCGGGACGTGACCGGACGGCCCGCCGCGCGGCGCGGTGCCGGCGTGACCGCCGAGCCGGAACAGGTATTCGCGTTCCTGGTCGGTGAGCCGCAGCGCACGGGCGATGCCGGCGAGCACCGCGGGTGACGGATGCCGGCCGCGGCCCTGCTCCAGCCGGGTGTAGTGCTCCACCGAGATCTGCGCCAGCTGGGCCACCTCCTCGCGGCGCAGGCCGGGGGTGCGCCGCCGTCCGCCGTGCGGCAGGCCCGCGTCGGACGGCCGGATCCGCTCCCGTTTGCCGCGCAGGAACGTGGCCATGCTCTCTCGGTCCATGGCTCGACCCTACGCACGACGGCGCCGCTCAGCCGCGTACCACCGGTGCCTGGCTACCACCCGGGCACCGGCGGCACCGTCACCGTCATGGAAAACAACAGTTCCGTCCTGGTCACCGGCGGGTCGGGGTTCCTGGCCGGATACGTCGCCGCCGAGCTGCTGCGACGCGGGCACCACGTCCGCGTCAGCGTGCGCAACCTCGCCCGGGCGGACGCGGTCCGGGCCCGGATCGGCCGGCTGGCCGAGGCCGCCACCCTGGATGTCGCCGAGGCCGACCTGCTGAACGACCGCGGCTGGGCGGCGGCGGCCGACGGGATGGACTACGTCGTGCACACCGCGTCGCCGATGCCGATCGGCGAGTTCCGCAACCAGGACGTCGTCCGCCCGGCGCGGGAGGGCACCCGCCGGGTGCTCACCGCGGCCCGGGACGCCGGCGTCCGGCGGGTGGTGCTCACCTCCTCGACCGCCGCGGCGATGCCCGCGGACCGGGACGCACCGGCCGACGAGAGCGTCTGGACCGACCTGCCGGACCGGCCCGAGTACGTCTACCCGCGGGCGAAGACGCTGGCCGAGCGTGACGCGTGGGACCTGGTCCGCGGCTGGCCGGACGGCCCGGAACTGGCCACCGTGCTCCCGGCCAACATCCAGGGTCCCGCGGTCGACGACGACTACGCGCCGTCGATCGCGTTGATCCGGATGATGCTGACCGGCCGCTTGCCGCTGCTGCCCCGGCTCGGCTACTCGATCGTCGACGTCCGTGACCTCGCGGTCCTGCACGCGGACGCGCTGACCGACCCGGCCGCGGCCGGCCAGCGGTTCATCGCGGCCGGCGAGTTCCTGTGGTTCAGCGAGATCGCCGCTG
This genomic interval carries:
- a CDS encoding helix-turn-helix transcriptional regulator, encoding MDRESMATFLRGKRERIRPSDAGLPHGGRRRTPGLRREEVAQLAQISVEHYTRLEQGRGRHPSPAVLAGIARALRLTDQEREYLFRLGGHAGTAPRGGPSGHVPPGTLKLLDRLGDAGVLVIGAGCQVLAWNPLAAALFEDFSALSSDDRNIVRQYFLQPDPGRPRYGIGSARRFAGIAVSYLRLAASRYPKDPGIRTLIRDLTAGSAEFAALWHGQEMRIEHHSEEILDHPAVGRLTLDFEILSVPGEDQQVVIFTADRDSPEYRALQLLNVIGTQDMTPERTP
- a CDS encoding NAD-dependent epimerase/dehydratase family protein, producing MENNSSVLVTGGSGFLAGYVAAELLRRGHHVRVSVRNLARADAVRARIGRLAEAATLDVAEADLLNDRGWAAAADGMDYVVHTASPMPIGEFRNQDVVRPAREGTRRVLTAARDAGVRRVVLTSSTAAAMPADRDAPADESVWTDLPDRPEYVYPRAKTLAERDAWDLVRGWPDGPELATVLPANIQGPAVDDDYAPSIALIRMMLTGRLPLLPRLGYSIVDVRDLAVLHADALTDPAAAGQRFIAAGEFLWFSEIAAVLRAGLGGAARRVPRHAMPNWLVHAGALVNAEMRQMRPSLDRRSNLIATHAERVLGWRTRPAAESILDAGRSLITLGLV